The genomic stretch GCTGAGGGGTGGCGCCCTATCACCGGTAATATAAACATGAAGGGGGAGTGGCGAGATGAAAAGAAGCCCGAACCTGATCTTTTTCGGGATCGATAGCCTACGGGCAGACCATATGAGCCTCTATGGATATCACAAACTTACCACACCGCATATTGACCGGTATGTTGCGCATGGCACAGTCTTCGAGCAGACTTTTAGCCCTTCCATTCCGACGACATCGGGTTATTCGTCAATGCTTACAGGCATGGATTGTTTTGGCACAGATGTGGTGGCCCTCCGCCATAAGGGAGCGCTAGGGTCGCACGTGGCTACCCTGGCGGAGGTTCTTGGCGAAAACGGATATAACACAACCTGCATTGGATTCACCGGAAATCCAGCGGCGCGCGGTTTTCAGAACTATTTCGATTACCATGCATGGGGAACATTTGAGGAGGGTCGGCTTCACAAGGCGGAAAACCTGAATGAAAAAGCGATCCCCGAGCTCAAGCGATTTGTGAAGGAAGGGAAGCCATTCTTCCTCTTTATGCGCCACATGGATCCTCACGCGCCATACCTGCCGCCTGCGCCATTCGAGCGGATGTTCTACGATGGCGATGAGTTCGATAAGAATAACCATTCCCTGGATCCGGTATATGCGTTCAAACCATTCCGCGACTTCTTCGCATCCTGGTTTCCGCCTGGATGCACAGACAAGGATTACATCATTGCCCAATATGATGGCGAACTTGCCTACATGGACGCCTGCATCGCCAACATATTCGCAACCATAGAGTCTCTGGGGATCGAAGAGGACACATTGGTCGTCTTTACTTCAGACCATGGCGAGACACTCTATGATCATGAATGCTGGTTCGACCACCATGGCCTATATGACTGCACTCTCCACGTGCCCCTTGCATTCCGATTTCCGGGAAAAGTGCCAGAGGGCAGGCGTATTCGGGATTACTGCCAGCTGAAAGATATCATGCCCACGGTGCTGGAACTGATGGGCATCGATACGAATATCAAGTTCGATGGGAGAAGCCTTGTCCCCCTTATGAAAGGCGAGCCCAGGCTCATGGAGCCCGAGTTTTACATAACTGAGGCAACCTGGATGCGCAAGCATGGCTGGAGAACCCCTGAGTGGAAGTTGATTCACGCGCTGGAGCCGGATTTTCACTTCAAACCAGAGATAGAACTCTACAATCTGGTGGTGGATCCAGAGGAGAATCACAACCTGGCGCAAGAGGAGCCTGATGTGGTGGCTATGCTGGAGGCCAGGATGCAGGCCTTTATCAAAAGGCGGGAAAGTGAGACCGGCCGGCCTAACCCCATGTATACCAACCTCGATTGGCATGGCCAGGGATGCGGGCCATTCAAGACATCACAGCAGGCCTACAACACATTGTACATCGGGTCGCCTAGGGCAGCCCGCGCTCTCCAGGCCAACCAAAAGCCCAAAGACGAGGGTGGGGGAGGGGAGGATGATGACGATGGGCGTTAGAATGGCCCGGTGTACATTGGTTATTGTGATAACAGGCCTTTTCATGGCGTATTTCCCTTTCGTGCCGAGGGCCAATGTGGCCTATGGTCAGGAAAAGCTGGCCGTGCGAGTTGATGCGGCGGAATACACTCCGAGGAAGAGGCTCCCCACTGATAGGTGGGACCCGCCATCATACCTCTGGGTCTTGGAGAAGAAATATGAAGGTCTTCATCCGGGCGTAGATATTCAGTTCATCGAGCCCCCTGAGGGCATGGACAGGGATATCTGGCTTACGACTCAGTTTACCGGGGGCACGGCACCAGATGTATCAACCCAGCTTTTCTCTGAAGTTAACAGAAATGCCTATAAGGGCTGGTACGTGGACCTGGCTCCTTATCTGGGGAAGCCGAATCCTTATGTAAAGGGCAACAAAAGGTGGAGAGACATATTCCTGCCCATAACCATTGAAACAGGCCTTGCCCCTGAAGGTAAGAGCATGTTCGTGCTGCCCACAGGGCTTACCGGCACGGCGATCTTCTACAACAAGGAGATATTCCGCAAAGTAGGCATAAGTGTGCCAGAGACGTGGAAGGAATTTATTGACCTGCAGGCCAAGATCAAAGGAGCGGGCTATATCCCATTTGCCTGGCCCGGGACCGAGAAGATGCGCTTCAATTGGGCATTGAGGGTAATCCAGGACATGA from Bacillota bacterium encodes the following:
- a CDS encoding sulfatase; the encoded protein is MKRSPNLIFFGIDSLRADHMSLYGYHKLTTPHIDRYVAHGTVFEQTFSPSIPTTSGYSSMLTGMDCFGTDVVALRHKGALGSHVATLAEVLGENGYNTTCIGFTGNPAARGFQNYFDYHAWGTFEEGRLHKAENLNEKAIPELKRFVKEGKPFFLFMRHMDPHAPYLPPAPFERMFYDGDEFDKNNHSLDPVYAFKPFRDFFASWFPPGCTDKDYIIAQYDGELAYMDACIANIFATIESLGIEEDTLVVFTSDHGETLYDHECWFDHHGLYDCTLHVPLAFRFPGKVPEGRRIRDYCQLKDIMPTVLELMGIDTNIKFDGRSLVPLMKGEPRLMEPEFYITEATWMRKHGWRTPEWKLIHALEPDFHFKPEIELYNLVVDPEENHNLAQEEPDVVAMLEARMQAFIKRRESETGRPNPMYTNLDWHGQGCGPFKTSQQAYNTLYIGSPRAARALQANQKPKDEGGGGEDDDDGR